The proteins below are encoded in one region of Bosea sp. BIWAKO-01:
- a CDS encoding phosphoribosylanthranilate isomerase, with product MSQSPDAFTVKICGLSTRETMAAALAAGADMVGLVFHPKSPRFVDMARAVALAEMARGRAEIVALIVDFDVARAKELADALRPDWLQLHGSETPEQALALKAATGLRVMKALGVAAPSDLAAMSAYLAVTDRILLDAKPPKDAAYPGGHGRPFDWTILSGLDPASRFMLSGGLDPANVADAIRIARPAGVDVSSGVESAPGVKDIGRIRDFIAAARQAAQDLKKAGPT from the coding sequence ATGTCGCAAAGCCCCGATGCCTTCACCGTCAAGATTTGCGGTCTCTCCACGCGTGAGACGATGGCGGCGGCGCTCGCCGCCGGTGCCGACATGGTCGGGCTGGTCTTCCACCCGAAGAGTCCGCGCTTCGTCGATATGGCTCGCGCGGTGGCGCTGGCCGAGATGGCGCGCGGCCGCGCCGAGATCGTGGCCCTGATCGTGGATTTCGATGTGGCGCGGGCAAAGGAACTCGCGGACGCGCTCAGGCCGGACTGGCTTCAACTGCATGGCAGCGAGACACCGGAGCAGGCGCTGGCGCTCAAGGCCGCGACCGGTCTTCGCGTGATGAAGGCGCTGGGTGTCGCTGCTCCGTCTGACCTTGCCGCCATGTCCGCTTATCTCGCCGTGACGGACCGCATCCTGCTTGATGCCAAGCCGCCGAAGGATGCGGCCTATCCCGGTGGCCACGGCCGGCCCTTCGACTGGACGATCCTCTCCGGCCTCGACCCGGCTTCGCGCTTCATGCTATCGGGCGGCCTCGATCCGGCGAATGTTGCCGATGCCATCCGCATTGCCCGGCCTGCCGGGGTCGATGTGTCGTCCGGCGTCGAAAGCGCGCCCGGCGTCAAGGATATCGGCCGGATCAGGGATTTCATCGCCGCCGCACGTCAGGCGGCGCAGGATTTGAAGAAGGCAGGCCCGACATGA
- a CDS encoding TAXI family TRAP transporter solute-binding subunit: MGRRGFMALAGLLAIFGVAASVFYVLNQPRTLRLAVGPLGSEDARMAAGFVQGLSREKSSIRLRLILTEGSEESAKRVDSGQADLAIIRPDIALPENADTALITRRTFPFLITNKETAIGRIADLRGHRIGVVRNPAGNIALLKRVLAQYEVKPEEVEIVGLNSEEIVPAARERRIDAFFSINAVGSRINNDGLSKLKLAWGDDPVLIPISAADAITARHRSIETGEIVRGALGGDPPRPSESLTTISVTSRLVAAQSLDDAVVGDLVKNLLALRLTLAAELPSIQGLETPSTDKDTPLPVHSGAAAFIDGDQETFFERYGDWFYLGVMALSLLGTGFAGLLSHDSALRRRKAMAGLDRLVAMLSAIRSEQDETALQNFERAADAILAEVLSNFSSGDVDASGLAAYRLAMDQVGRAVAERRQTLLDAEGTPAA, encoded by the coding sequence ATGGGGCGGCGCGGTTTCATGGCTCTGGCGGGCCTGCTGGCGATCTTCGGTGTCGCCGCTTCCGTCTTCTACGTCCTGAACCAACCTCGGACGCTCAGACTCGCCGTCGGCCCGCTCGGATCGGAAGATGCGCGCATGGCCGCAGGCTTCGTGCAGGGGCTCAGCCGCGAAAAATCCTCGATCCGACTGCGCCTGATCCTGACAGAGGGCTCCGAGGAGAGCGCCAAGCGCGTCGACAGCGGCCAGGCCGATCTCGCCATCATCCGTCCCGATATCGCGTTGCCGGAGAACGCCGACACCGCCCTGATCACCCGCCGCACCTTCCCCTTCCTGATCACCAACAAGGAAACCGCAATCGGGCGTATCGCCGATCTGCGCGGGCACAGGATTGGCGTGGTGCGTAATCCGGCAGGCAATATCGCGCTGCTCAAGCGCGTACTGGCGCAATACGAGGTCAAGCCGGAGGAGGTCGAGATCGTCGGGCTGAACTCCGAAGAGATCGTACCCGCCGCGCGCGAACGCAGGATCGATGCCTTCTTTTCGATCAACGCCGTCGGTTCGCGCATCAACAATGATGGGCTGAGCAAACTCAAATTGGCCTGGGGCGACGACCCGGTCCTCATCCCGATCAGCGCAGCCGATGCGATCACCGCACGTCACAGATCGATCGAAACCGGAGAGATCGTGCGCGGCGCGCTCGGCGGAGACCCGCCGCGCCCCTCCGAGAGCCTGACGACGATCTCCGTGACCTCACGACTGGTTGCGGCCCAAAGCCTTGACGACGCCGTCGTCGGGGATCTGGTCAAGAACCTGCTCGCCCTGCGACTGACGCTGGCGGCCGAGCTGCCCTCGATCCAGGGGCTGGAGACCCCCTCGACCGACAAGGACACACCGCTGCCGGTTCATTCCGGCGCGGCGGCCTTCATCGACGGCGACCAGGAAACCTTCTTCGAACGCTATGGCGACTGGTTCTATCTGGGCGTGATGGCGCTTTCGCTGCTTGGCACCGGCTTTGCCGGCCTGCTCAGCCATGACAGCGCGCTGCGCCGGCGCAAGGCCATGGCAGGGCTCGACCGGCTTGTCGCCATGCTCTCCGCCATCCGCTCGGAACAGGACGAGACCGCCCTCCAGAATTTCGAACGCGCGGCCGATGCGATCCTGGCCGAGGTGCTCTCGAATTTTTCGAGCGGCGATGTCGACGCCAGCGGCCTCGCCGCCTACCGGCTCGCCATGGATCAGGTCGGGCGCGCCGTAGCCGAACGCAGGCAGACCCTCCTCGACGCCGAGGGCACGCCGGCCGCGTGA
- a CDS encoding autorepressor SdpR family transcription factor, with product MNMVFKALSDPTRREILRLLRERDMTAGEIAARFNLAKPTLSGHFAVLREADLIQSDKLGTTITYRLNLSVLEEAMCLFLDHFGLALEPRPRKAKPKDAQS from the coding sequence ATGAACATGGTCTTCAAAGCGCTCTCCGACCCCACACGCCGTGAAATCCTGCGGCTGCTGCGCGAACGGGACATGACGGCCGGAGAGATCGCGGCCCGTTTCAACCTCGCCAAACCCACCTTGTCCGGCCATTTCGCCGTCTTGCGCGAGGCGGACCTGATTCAGAGCGACAAGCTCGGCACCACCATCACCTACCGCCTGAACCTGTCCGTGCTCGAAGAGGCAATGTGCCTGTTCCTCGACCATTTCGGGCTCGCTCTCGAACCGAGGCCTCGCAAGGCCAAACCAAAGGACGCTCAATCATGA
- a CDS encoding SdpI family protein translates to MIRSTMTLSLAVLGSMLAASAFALMQVSPDARIAIHFGIDGQPNGFAGPWVAFLSLPAIAGFVTALFALLPRMEPRAGNLAHSGKAYTATWIAVVLMLAACHALLIAHALGYAADVPRLVTAMLGLFLVVSGNVAAKTRSMLLFGVRTPWTLSDERVWQRTHRLYGWGSVCLGLALVGLALGAAAPLVLATATLLGLAALTAATFSYSYWVWRQLQTTAR, encoded by the coding sequence ATGATCCGCTCCACCATGACCCTGAGCCTTGCCGTCCTCGGCAGCATGCTCGCCGCTTCGGCCTTTGCGTTGATGCAGGTGTCGCCCGATGCCCGGATCGCCATTCATTTCGGGATCGATGGCCAGCCAAATGGTTTCGCCGGGCCTTGGGTGGCGTTCCTCAGCCTGCCCGCCATCGCGGGGTTCGTAACCGCATTGTTCGCGCTGCTGCCGCGCATGGAGCCCCGCGCCGGCAATCTTGCCCACTCCGGCAAGGCCTACACCGCAACATGGATCGCCGTCGTGCTCATGCTCGCTGCGTGTCACGCGCTTCTGATTGCGCACGCACTTGGGTATGCGGCGGATGTGCCACGCCTGGTGACCGCGATGCTCGGCCTGTTCCTGGTCGTCAGCGGCAATGTCGCAGCCAAGACGCGCTCGATGCTGCTATTTGGGGTGAGGACGCCGTGGACGCTTTCGGACGAGCGTGTCTGGCAGAGGACCCACAGGCTCTATGGCTGGGGTTCCGTCTGCCTCGGCCTTGCCCTCGTCGGCCTCGCGCTTGGCGCCGCGGCACCTCTGGTTCTGGCCACGGCCACGCTGCTCGGGCTTGCCGCCCTGACGGCCGCAACCTTCAGCTATTCCTATTGGGTCTGGCGGCAATTGCAGACCACTGCCCGCTGA